Genomic DNA from Alphaproteobacteria bacterium PA2:
GCCTTCGCCGACCAATTGCTGGCGCAGGGTCAGGAAGTTCGTGAGGTTGCCATTGTGGGCTATGGCTATGCCGCCAGAGTCCAGGTCTGCGAACATGGGCTGGACATTGCGGATGAAGCTGCCGCCGGCGGTGGAATAGCGTGTGTGGCCGATGGCCGATTGTCCGGGCAAACGATCCATGAGGTCGCTGCCCGCAAAGGCGTCGCCCACATACCCCATATGGCGTTCAGTGTGAAAACCCTGGCCGTCAAAGCTGGCTATGCCGCAGGCCTCCTGTCCGCGATGCTGCAGGGCATGGAGGCCGAGGGCCGTAACCGCCGCCGCGTCCGCGACATCGAAGACGCCGAAGACGCCGCACTCCAGCCGGGGGGCGTCATCATCCGGATCCCGGGGAGACCATCGGTCCGGAGGGGTCTTCATCGGGCTTTCTCCACCAGATCGTCGATTCCGCCACGCGCGCCGGCGTCATACCCCGAGCTGTCGCCAGAGTCACGTTGCGGGTTCACAGAACCGTCAAGAACAGCGCGTGTCAGGGCAGGGGTCAGCTGGTCGGCGGCATCCATGCCCTTCGGGGCAAAGGCCTTGAGCAGGGCGCCCGCCGTTTCCGTAAGCGGATAGAGCTTTGACTCGGCCAGCCAGGCTGGTCTCAGACTGCTGGGCGTGGCGGCATTGAACGCCAGATTGCAAGCGCCCAGGAAGATGAAGGCGCGCAGCAGACCAAACCCCAGGCCAACTGTACGATCCAGGGCGCCAAGAACCGGAACCCCGCGGATACCCTGGCTGATCCCGGCGCCCAGGAGGCGCAAGCCGGCGAAAACCAGGATGAAGGTCACCACAAGAGCGAGAACCGTCCCGACCCACTCCGGGTGCACCAGATTCTGGGCGAATGGCCCGGTAAAGCGAAGTCCGTAAACTGCAGCAATAGCCGCAACCATGAAGGAGACCGCCGAGATCATTTCCCGCACAGCGCCCTGATAGAGGCCGATGCCCCCCGAAATGACCAGGATAGCCAGAACTATGATATCGAATGTCGGCATGTCGCCTAGGTCCAGTCGCCTCCGCCGATGCGCGCGATGGCGTCCGCCAATCGCTTTACGCCCGACATTTTCAGAGGACCACCATCTAGGTCGGAAGGCCCTAGCGCTTGCTTAAAGCCCAGCTTGGCGGCCTCTTTGAGGCGGGAATCCATACGGCTGACCCCCCTGATGTCGCCAGAAAGGCTGATCTCGCCAAAGACCACGCAGTCCTGGGGCAAGGCGATGTCGAGGGCCGAGGACGCCAGGGCGGCGGCCGCGGCGAGATCGGCCGCGGGCTCATTGATCCGGAGGCCTCCGGCGACATTCAGATAGACATCGCGATTGCCCAGGCTGACCCCGCACCGGGCTTCCAGCACAGCCAGCACCATGGCGAGACGCCCGGAGTCCCAGCCGACAACGGCCCGACGAGGGGTGCCATAGGCGGATGGCGCAACCAGAGCCTGGAATTCCACAAGGACTGGTCGGCTTCCTTCGATCCCGGCGAATACAGCCGCTCCTGCGGCCCGCTCTCCCGAAGTATCGAGGAACAGGGCGGAGGGATTTCGCACTTCGTTGAGCCCGGAATCGCCCATTTCAAAAACGCCGATCTCGTCGGTGGCGCCAAAGCGGTTCTTAACTCCGCGCAGAACCCGGAAGGGGTATCCCCGCTCACCTTCGAAGGCCAGGACGGCATCGACCATGTGCTCGATGACCCTGGGGCCCGCAATGGTCCCTTCCTTGGTGACATGTCCTACCAGAATGACGGCCACGCCCTGTTTCTTGGCCAGTCTGACCAGTTCTCCAGCGGCGGCGCGAACCTGGGTCACGGAACCCGGCGCGGCCTCGTGGGCGTCGCTCCACATGGTCTGGATGGAGTCGATCACGACCAGATCAAAGCGGTCTCGCTTCAGGCCATCCAGGATTTCCCGCAGGCTGGTCTCGGCCGCCAGCCTTACAGGGGCGTCGGCCAGACCCATACGCTGGGCCCGCCCCCTGATCTGCTCAACCGCCTCTTCGCCGGAGATATAGGCGCAGGAGGCGCCGCGACGGGAGGCGGATCCCACGACCTGCAGGAGAAGGGTCGACTTTCCGACGCCGGGATCACCACCGACGAGAATGGCTGAGCCCGGCACAACGCCGCCGCCGCAGACACGGTCGAACTCATCAATGCCTGTGGCGATGCGGGGCGGGGCAGGGGTTTCAGATTCAAGACCCTGAAAGACCAGCCCCCTCGTCTTGGTGGCCTTGGTTGGCGCAAGGGCGCCGGGCGGACGCGCCTGCACTTCCTCTACAAGGGTATTCCAGCTGCCGCAGGCAGGGCATTGGCCCGCCCATTTGGACTGGGCGGCGCCACAGGACTGACAGACATAAACGGCGCCGTCGCGGGCCATGAAAACTCCTGAGTCGGGTCACGGCCCGAGGCGCTTCCTTCTGCCATGAATTGCCGATCCACGCCCAAGTCGATTTCGTCGCGACGGGACTAAATCTCGCCGACGATGTGACGCTCGGCCCGGGCGCTGAGCCGGACCAGCCACTCATGTGCAACGGTGTCGGACGCCGCCGCCAGAAGATCAATGTGGGCGTTTGGGCCCATGAGTTCGACCCACTCACCGGGGCGGGCCGGGGCGTCGCCTATGTCGATTGAAATGAGGTCCATGGTGACGGCCACGACCGGACGCAGGGCGCCCTTGAACCAGGCCATGCCTCTGCCCATCGCCTTGCGGATATAGCCGTCTGCATACCCGACGCCGACAATGGCCAGGCGGGTGGGGCGGTCAAGGACAATGGCCTCGCCATAGCCAACGGTTTCCCCGGCAGCGACCTGCCGGATGTCACAGATTGGCGCTTCAAGGGTTGCGACCGCCCTCAGCCGTGGATCGGGGCGTTCTTCAGGACCTCCGCCGAACAGGCTGATCCCGGGCCGCACCAGGTCGAAGCGATAGTCGGCTCCCAGGAAGATGCCCGCAGACGCCGAGAAGCTGGCGGGCACGTCGGGGAAAAGGGCGCGGAGCGGCCTGAAGCGCTCAAGCTGACGCTCTGACCTTGAGGCCTCCGGTATCGTGGCCGACCCCAGGTGGCTCATGAACAGCTGGAGATCAAAGGCTGAGAGTGCATCAGACTGCCCCGCCAGCGCTGTGATCTGTTCCGGCATCAGGCCCTGCCGGTTCATGCCGGTATCGACCTGAAGAGCCACGGGCGGCCGGTTCCCGAGGGAGGCTGCCCACTCAGACCCGGTGCGAACCTGCTCGAGGCTGTTGAGAACCGGAGTGAGACTAAACTCCAGAAGTGTCTGTCCCGCGCCGTCCGCATATCCGTCGAGAACATAGATGACTGCCGGGCGGCTGGGCCCGAGCGCCTTTCTCAGGGCCACCCCTTCCGAAAGCCGGGCGACAAAGAACCGACGGGCGCCTTCACGCCAAAGCCTGGCCGCCACAAGGCCTGCGCCAAGGCCATACCCGTCCGCCTTGACGACGGGCGCCGCTTCGACGCCCCCCGCTACCTGGCAAAGCACGGCGTAGTTCGCCGCCAGGGCGTCAAGGTCTATGGTCAGACGGGCGGCGGTCGGAGTCATTGCGATCCCCTTAGCGCGGAGAATGCCTGGGGGCTAGCGGACGTCGTAGCGGCGGGCGTCGCGGGCGAGATTTCCGAACTTGGTGATCTCTTCGTTGAAGGCCAGTTTCACATTGCCGATGGGGCCGTGGCGCTGCTTGCCGATGATGACGTCAGCCTGCCCCGCCACCTGATCCATCTGTTCCTGCCAGGTGAGATGTTCCTGTGTTCCTTCCCGGGGCTCCATCCGGCTGAGGTAGTAGCTCTCGCGATAGATGAACATGACCATGTCGGCGTCCTGTTCGATTGAGCCGGACTCCCGCAGGTCGGAAAGCTGGGGTTTCTTGTCCTCCCGGTTTTCCACCTGACGGGACAGCTGGGACAGGGCGATGACCGGAACCGCAAGTTCCTTGGCCAGGGCCTTGAGACTCTGGGTGATCATCGAGACCTCCTGAACCCGGTTGTCGGAACGGCCATCGCCCCCGGTCACCAGCTGGAGATAGTCCACGAAGATCACGTCCAGGCCATGTTGACGCTTCAGGCGCCTTGCCCTGGCGGCGAGTTTGGCCATGGAAAGTCCGCCGGTGGCGTCGATGTAGAGCGGCGCCTCCTGGATCTCGAGGGCGGCGTCGCGAATTCGGCCGAATTCCACGGCATCGATCTCACCCTTCCGGAGGCGGTCGCCCGAGACGCCGGAGACTTCCGCCAGCAGACGCATGGCCAGCTGTTCTGCGGACATTTCCAGTGAGAAGAAGGCCACAACCCCGCCGGCAACGCGCTTCTTCGTGCCGTCCGGCTGTGGCTCCCAGGCATAGTGCTTGGCGATGTCGAAGGCGATGTTACAGGCCAGTGAAGTCTTGCCCATGGAGGGACGGGCCGCGAGGATCACCAGGTCAGAGGGGTGCAGGCCGCCGATCTTCTGGTCCAGGTCCATCAGGCCGGTAGATATGCCCGCAAGGCCGCCATCGCGGCTGTGGGCCTCGGCCGCCATGGCGACGGCGCCGTGCAGGGCGTCCGCGAATGGAATGAAGCCCTGATTGGCGGTCCCGGTCTCTGCCAGGGCGTAAAGCTGGGCCTCTGCGGATTCGATCTGGTCTCGGGCCGACTTTTCCGGATCCGGCGCTGCGGCCGAAACACTGATGTCACCGCCGATCCGGATCAGGTCGCGGCGGATGGCCAGTTCATAGATGGCGCGGGCATAGTCGGAAGCATTGGCGGCCGGAGGGGCCCTATCAACGAGGTCGGCCAGATAGCGCACCCCACCCAGTTCGTCGAAGGCCGGGTCGCGGCTGAACTGTTCAGCCAGCAGGATGGGCTCGGCCAGCTGTCCCTTGCGGATATGGGTTTCAATGGTCGCGTAGAGGCGCTGGTGAAAGGGTTCGTAGAAGTGGCGGCCCTGAAGATAGTCGCCGATGCGCTCGAACGCGGCATTGTCATAGAGAATGGTGCCCAGCAGGGCTTGCTCAGCCTCGACATTGGCCGGAGCGTGAGGGATCGCCGTATCATTGTGGGCGGGAACTAGATCGAGAGCCGGGACGATTGCCATGGGCTGACGATAGACGAACAAGCTGCCTCTGGCAGTGCGTCAAAGTGGGCGCGGAACGGTTTCCAACAGGATTTCAGCCAGCCTGTGGAGAACCCTGGCCAGGTCGCCCGGATAAGGGTGGCGCGGACCCCTGAGGAGTCCGCGCCGCCAGATGTCTTACCAGTTGTAGGTCAGACGAGCGTAGTAGTAACGGCCGTTGAAGCCGAAGGGCGAGAAGCCCGGGAAGCCGTTCGGGCCATTGGTGTTGACGTTGGTCGGAGTCGGGTTCGGATACTCGTCCAGGGCATTGTTGACACCCAGGGCGATGCCAAGACCGATCGGGGTCTTGTAGCGGCCTTCCAGGTCCAGAACGCTGTGGGTCCCGACCTGATAGTCCAGGGCCGAGGTTGCGTTGTTCGGCACCAGGACGTCGCCATAGCGCGCGACCTTTGCCGTGGCGCCCCAGTCATTGAGGCTCCAGTCGACGCTGGCCACGAACTTGTCAGTGGGGGTGCCCTTTTCGAAGGTCAGACGGTTGGCGCGATCAAATAGGATCGGCGGCACCGGCAGGCCGGAGAGGACCGAGGTGGTCGGAACCTTGGTGACCTTGGTCTCGTTGAAGTTGGCGGCGCCAGTCAGGTCAAAGCGACCCATGGTGTCCGTGGTCCAATGATAGCGCGCGACAATGTCGACGCCCTTGGTTTCCGTATTCACGCCATTGATGAAGAAGCGTGCCGCGCCAAGGCCTGCGCCAGAGCCAGGAGGATTGATCAGGTTGAAGATAGCAATGGCCGTGGCCGAACCGGTAGGGGAACCCTGGATGTTCTCCGAGAGCACGATGCGGTTGTCGATCTTGATCTGATAGGCGTCGACCGTCACTTCGAAAGCGCCGTTATGATAGACGCCGCCCAGGGAGTAGTTGGTGGACTCTTCAGGCTCCAGCGGCTTGCCGCCAAGGGCCTTGGCGGTGGCGCTGGTGGCCGGGAAGGTGCCAACTTCCACCGGCGTGCTGACGCCCGCAATGGTGATGAAGTTGGTCGAAGTTGCAGTGAAGTACTGCTGCTGCAGGGCGGGCGCCCTGAAGCCGGTGGCGATGGTGCCGCGCAGGGCGAGGCCTTCAGCGAAGTCATAGCGGGCCGAGACCTTGCCCGTGGTGGTCGAACCAAAATCGGAGAAGTTCTCGTAGCGGACGGCGGCGTCCACACCGAACTCTTCGGTGACCTGGGAGTCGAGTTCCACATAGAGCGCGCTGGAGCTGCGATCCTTGCTGACTTCATTGCTGGGCTTGAAGCCCGGGAAGCCCTGGGCGCCAGCAGCCTTGCCGGCCACGCCGCCAAAGACATAGGAAGCGACATCGCCGCGACCGATTTCGTAGTGTTCCTTACGGTATTCAACGCCGAAGGCCAGGTTGGCGGGCTTGGCGAAACCCAGTTCCAGAGGCTTGGATGCGTCGATCTGGGCGATCGTCTGATCGTACTGCATGATGCCCGCGTCGAACACGGTCGGCGAGGTGGCGCCGATCGAGGCGTTCACGGAGTCACGGACGCCGTAGTGCACCTTGTTATAGCCATAGACGAGGCCGGCATCGACCTTGAAGCCGGCGATTTCGCCCTTGGCGCCGCCCGAAGCCGTCATGTCATCGATGTCGGTCGTGATCAGCGGAAGGAAACCGCCTGGCCAGATCGACGCAACGTTGTTGGCATTATTGGCCAGACGCGGGTTCGCCGCGCTGTCGGTCTTGCGGTTCTGGTAGCCGGCGAAGCCATAGAGGCTCCAGGTGTCATTCAGCGGCAGACCCGCATTGGCGTAGAAGCTCAGATCTTCGGACTGGGGATCACCAAAGCGCGAAGTCACCTTGGAGGGGGTCACGCGGGGATCGAGGTCACCCCGGCTGGTCGGGTTGCGGAAGCGGTATTCGCCGCTGAGGGTCAGGAAGCCGTCAGCGCCGAGGTTGAGGCCCTGCCAACCGGCGACGGTCCAGGTCGGGCCATCGACCTTGTGACGGCCGGCCACATTGCGGGCGGTCTTCACGTCGGTGTCGTAGTTGCCGAAGGTGGTGGAAATGCTGCCGCCTTCACGGGCTTCGCGCAGGTGCATGTTGATGACGCCGGCGATGGCGTCGGAACCGTACTGGGCCGAGGCGCCGTCCCGGAGGACTTCGACGCGGTCAACAGCGACGGTCGGAATGGCGTTCAGGTCGACGGCTGCCGAACCGCGGCCGATGGAACCATTGACATTGACCAGGGCGGAGGCGTGACGACGCAGGCCGTTGATCAGGACCAGGGTCTGGTCAGGCGCCAGGCCGCGCAGGGTTGCAGGGCGGACGCTGTCCGTGCCGTCCGTGATGGACGGACGGGGAAAGTCCAGGGACGGGGCGACGGTCGCCAGGGCGGCGGCCATTTCCGTGGTGCCCTGCCGGGCCAGGGACTCGGTGGAGATCACGTCGACGGGGGCGAGGCTTTCCAGCCGGGTGCGGCCCTCGGCCCGGGTGCCGGTGACGACAAGTTCTTCGACTTCAGCGTTCGGCTTCGCGGCGTCGGCTGCGGCGGCTTGGCCGGCCATGAGAGAGGCGGCCGAAGCGGCCATCAGAAGAAGTGTGCGGTAGGTCATTCTGTAGGGGTTCCCGGTCTGGCCCAGGCGGACGCCCGGACACACAGATAAGGCACTCAAAGTAGTGCGTCCTGGGCGCCCGGGAAATGACATATTTGCAACAGTGCTGATAAACGCGCCAATTGCTGATTAAATCGGGGTCATGTGGCCGAATTTGCGGGCGGTTTTACCGCTTTGGCGCGTGAGAACAAGAAAAGGGCGCGGAATGGACATTCCGCGCCCTCGTCTTCGTCCAGTTATGTCAGAGACGATCAGGCCTCTGAATAGTCGCCTTCATGGCTGCCGGCGCCGCCGGCAAGCATGTCCTGAGCAGCTTCTTCAGCCGCCAGACGGTCTTCTTCGAATTGCGAGTCGATGACGTTTTCGCCGCGCGCCTGGCGCTCAGCTTCGTCCTGGCTGCGTGCAATGTTCAGGGTCACCGTGATGGTGACTTCCGCATGCAGGCGCACCTTCACTTCGTGAAGACCAAGCGTCTTGATCGGCTTGTCCAGAACGACCATCGCCCGTTCAATCTTGCCACCGTCAGCATTGACGGCGTCAGACACGTCACGGCCGGTGACCGATCCGTAGAGCTGGCCGCTTTCGCCAGCCTGACGGATCAGGATGTAGCTGGTGCCGTCGAGCTTTTCGCCCGACTTGCCGGCCTGTTCCTTGGCCTTCAGGTTGCGCGCCTCGATGTCAGCCCGTTGGGCTTCAAACACCTTGAGGTTGGCGGCGTTGGCACGGAGGGCCTTGTGGCGGGGCAGGAGGAAGTTACGGGCATACCCGTCCTTCACGGTCACAACGTCCCCAAGGACGCCACGGCCTTCCACGCGTTCGAGCAGAATGACTTTCATGGTTCTCTGGCCCCTTACTTCACGACGTAGGGCAGCAGGGCCAGGAAGCGCGCGCGCTTGATGGCCTTGGCCAGTTCACGCTGCTTCTTGGCCGAAACGGCGGTGATACGCGACGGCACGATCTTGCCACGCTCGGAGATGTAGCGCTGCAGGAGCTTGACGTCCTTGTAGTCGATCTTCGGTGCATTGGCGCCCGAGAACGGGCAGACCTTGCGGCGACGGAAAAACGGGCGGCGGGCGCCGGCTGCGGCCGGAGCGGCGGAGGTTTCGTCGGTCATTGTGATCCCTCCTAGTACATTTCTTCGCGGCGCGGTTCGCGCTCACGATCACGGTCGCGACGGGCGAGCACCGGGGACAGTTCCAGGTCGAGTTCCTCGACGCGGATGGTCATGTAGCGCAGCACGTCTTCATTGATCGACAGCTGGCGCTCCAGTTCCTTGACGGCCGGCGCCGGAGCGTCCAGGGCCAGAAGGGAATAATGCCCCTTGCGGTTCTTCTTGATGCGATAGGTGAGGTTACGAAGGCCCCAGTATTCGATCTTGGCGACGGAGCCGCCGAGCTCTTCGATGAGAGCCTTGATCGTGTCATTGAGGGCTTCAGCTTGTTGCGGCGAGATATCCTGCCGCGAGATAACAACGTGCTCGTAGAGCGCCATTTTGTCCTTTTCCCTTGTGGGAGGCGGCGCTTACGTCGGCGGGTGACCGGCGTCCGCGATGGATCCTGCACGAGGCGACCGGGAGTTTCCCGACCCTTTGATGTTCCGTGCGCAAGACCGCCTTCCGTAGAAGAGGGCGGCTGATAGGGGAAAACCCGGGGAATGGCAAGGGCTTGGGGATTGCCGGCCATCCGGTTTGCGGGCAGTTTCCAGCCAAGACTCAATCAATGGTGGAAGACATGAAGATTTCTGCGCTGTTTGCGACCTGCATGCTGGCCTTAACCGCCGCAGCAACGTCGACCTGGGCTGCAGATGCGCCCGCCAAGCCGACTGCCCGGCAACTGGAGCTGGCCCATCGGTATATTCAGCTCATCCACATCGACAAATCCTATGGGGACGCCATGCGGGCCCTGGGGCCATCCATGCTTGCGAGCATGCCCAAGGGCGATGGTCGTGATCCAGCGCTTCAGCAGAAGGTCCTGGAGGCCGTCAATGACGCGACCGCCGACCTGATGATTACCATCGTGAAGAAGATGGAACCGGTGATGGCCGAAATCTACACCGAGGAAGAGCTCTCGGATCTGGTGGTCTTCTATGAGAGCAAGACCGGCCGGGCACTGATCGACAAGCAGCCTCTCATGGTCGCGAAGATGGGACCGATGATGCAGGAACTCGTGCCGCAGTTTCAGGCAAGTCTGCGGGAGAAGGTATGCGCCAAGGTTGATTGCAAGGCCCTGGATCGCAAATAGCGGAGGCTGACCGGCGGAGAGGAGGCCCCTCCGCCGGCTTCGCAGACTACTTCTTGGGGTTCTTTGCGCGCCAGGCCTTGAGGCTGCTCATGGTCTGGTTGACGTGGTCGTCTGCGGCGAGGTTGTCGTAGGTTGAAATCACCTTGCCGTCGGGTGCGATCACGTAGGATGTGCGGGCCGACAGAGCCATCGGAACGGACATGCCTGCCATCTTCAGCGTCGAGTCATAGGACTTGGCGATAGCCGCGCCGTTATCGGCGGCGACCGGGAACTTGCCGCCACAATGTTCGGTTTCTGCGGAAAAGGCCGCCAGTTCCTTGGTCTTGCCTGCCGTGACGCCGATCAGGGTTGCGCCCTGGGCCTTGAACTCATCGGCGGCCTCTGAAAACAGGTGGGCCTCAAGATTGCAGCCCTTCGTGTAGGCCGAAGGGAAGAAGTACAGGACCACGGGGCCCTTCTTGCGGGCTTCAGCCAGGCTGAAGGTGAAAGGCTTTCCAGCGAGAAAAGCGGGCGCATTGAAGTCCGGGGCCTTGGCGCCTGGCGCAAGGGCGGCCAGGGCCGATGTTGCTGCTGCAGCGGACAGTGCGAGGGTGGTGAAAAGAGCAGTGCGGTTCATGGGGGGATCTCCTCTTGCAGACACCATACGAACTAGACGACGGTTTGTCTTCGCGGCAAAGCCTGTGATCAGACAAGTTTTTGAGGTGGCGTGATGACGGATCCCGCGGCGGGGCAGGTTCTGGCGGAAATTGACCTGCCCGAACTGCCCAACCACTACCATGGCAAGGTCCGTGACAATTACGATCTGCCTGACGGGCGGCGGATCATCATAGCATCTGACCGGCTGTCGGCGTTTGACCGCATCCTGACTTCGATTCCGTTCAAGGGCCAGGTGCTGACCCAGACGGCGCGATACTGGTTCGAGCAGACGGCCGACATCTGCCCCAATCACGTCCTCAGCTATCCGGATCCGAATGTGGTCGTGGGCCAGCGGCTCAACATTCTCCCGGTGGAGATGGTGGTTCGGGACTACCTTGCGGGGACAACTGGCACATCGATCCTGACCCTCTACAAGCAGGGGAGACGGGAAATGTACGGCCTGACCTTCCCCGATGGCCTTCGCGACAATGAGAGGCTGCCGGAGACGATCCTGACCCCGACCTCCAAGGAGTTCGATGGCGGCCACGATGAGCCCCTGTCACCGCAACAGATCCTCGATCAGGGGCTGGTTTCCGCCCAGCAATGGGAAACCATGTCGACCTACGCCCTGGCCCTGTTCGCCCGCGGCAGGGAGATCGCTGCGCAGCGGGGACTGATCCTGGTGGATACCAAGTATGAGTTCGGTCTCGATCCGCACGGACGGGTCATCCTCGCCGATGAAATCCATACCCCGGATTCAAGCCGCTACTGGTTCGCCGAAAGCTATCCTGAGGCTCTGGCGAACGGGAAACGTCCTCCCAGTTTTGACAAGGATTTTGTCAGGAGCTGGGTCGCAGAGCGCTGCGATCCCTACAAGGACCCCATTCCGGAAATTCCGGCCAAGCTCATTGAGGAAACCTCCAGGGTCTACATTTCGGCCTTTGAAACCCTGACTGGCCTCGACTTTGAGCCCCCACCAGCGGGCGAAGTCGTTCATGATCGCATCCGTCGCAACCTCGCCCAGTTCTTCTGAAGACCGAACCTATGATCCGAGCCCTTGGCCTCGCGGCCCTGCTTTTTGCGAGCTCCGCCAGCGCAGAGAACCTGGTTGTCCACGCTGGAACCCTGATTGACGGGACAGGCGCGGCGCCGCTGAGGAACGTCTCAATCCTGGTTCAGGGCGACCGTATCAAGGCGGTCTCCGATGGCTTTTCCAGTCCGGCCGGCTACCGGGTTGTCGATCTGTCGGGAGCCACCGTGCTGCCCGGCTTCATTGACGCCCACATCCACATCGCCGCCAAATTGCCCAGCACCACCAATGCCACCGAGGACTGGGTGACACACTCCTCCCTGGACCGCGCCTTTGATGGCGCTGTCTATGCCAGGGCGATGCTGCAGCAGGGTTTCACTGCTGCCCGGGACGTGGGTGGATCGGATGACAGTGTCGCCGTGCGGAATGCCATTGACGCCGGAAAGATCCCGGGCCCCCGCCTTTGGGTCTCGCTGGAGGCTCTGGGGCCGACGGCGGGCCACGGCGACCCCCGCAGCGGCCTGGATCCATCCCTTTCCCACCCGGGTTGGGAACAGGGCATTGTTGACACACCTGAACAGGCGCGGATCAGGGTGCGGGAACACAGGCGTCGTGGCGCCGATCTGATCAAGATCATGCCGTCAGGGGGTATTGCCTCCACCGGGGATGATCCCCGCCAGCAGCTCATGACCGACGCCGAGATGCAGACCGCGGTGGAAACCGCGCACAGCCTGGGCATGAAGGTGGCGGCGCATATCTATCCGGCAGGTGCTATCGAAGCCGCCGTGCGGGCAGGGGTCGACTCT
This window encodes:
- a CDS encoding colicin V production protein — protein: MPTFDIIVLAILVISGGIGLYQGAVREMISAVSFMVAAIAAVYGLRFTGPFAQNLVHPEWVGTVLALVVTFILVFAGLRLLGAGISQGIRGVPVLGALDRTVGLGFGLLRAFIFLGACNLAFNAATPSSLRPAWLAESKLYPLTETAGALLKAFAPKGMDAADQLTPALTRAVLDGSVNPQRDSGDSSGYDAGARGGIDDLVEKAR
- a CDS encoding DNA repair protein RadA — its product is MARDGAVYVCQSCGAAQSKWAGQCPACGSWNTLVEEVQARPPGALAPTKATKTRGLVFQGLESETPAPPRIATGIDEFDRVCGGGVVPGSAILVGGDPGVGKSTLLLQVVGSASRRGASCAYISGEEAVEQIRGRAQRMGLADAPVRLAAETSLREILDGLKRDRFDLVVIDSIQTMWSDAHEAAPGSVTQVRAAAGELVRLAKKQGVAVILVGHVTKEGTIAGPRVIEHMVDAVLAFEGERGYPFRVLRGVKNRFGATDEIGVFEMGDSGLNEVRNPSALFLDTSGERAAGAAVFAGIEGSRPVLVEFQALVAPSAYGTPRRAVVGWDSGRLAMVLAVLEARCGVSLGNRDVYLNVAGGLRINEPAADLAAAAALASSALDIALPQDCVVFGEISLSGDIRGVSRMDSRLKEAAKLGFKQALGPSDLDGGPLKMSGVKRLADAIARIGGGDWT
- the alr gene encoding alanine racemase — encoded protein: MTPTAARLTIDLDALAANYAVLCQVAGGVEAAPVVKADGYGLGAGLVAARLWREGARRFFVARLSEGVALRKALGPSRPAVIYVLDGYADGAGQTLLEFSLTPVLNSLEQVRTGSEWAASLGNRPPVALQVDTGMNRQGLMPEQITALAGQSDALSAFDLQLFMSHLGSATIPEASRSERQLERFRPLRALFPDVPASFSASAGIFLGADYRFDLVRPGISLFGGGPEERPDPRLRAVATLEAPICDIRQVAAGETVGYGEAIVLDRPTRLAIVGVGYADGYIRKAMGRGMAWFKGALRPVVAVTMDLISIDIGDAPARPGEWVELMGPNAHIDLLAAASDTVAHEWLVRLSARAERHIVGEI
- a CDS encoding replicative DNA helicase, producing MAIVPALDLVPAHNDTAIPHAPANVEAEQALLGTILYDNAAFERIGDYLQGRHFYEPFHQRLYATIETHIRKGQLAEPILLAEQFSRDPAFDELGGVRYLADLVDRAPPAANASDYARAIYELAIRRDLIRIGGDISVSAAAPDPEKSARDQIESAEAQLYALAETGTANQGFIPFADALHGAVAMAAEAHSRDGGLAGISTGLMDLDQKIGGLHPSDLVILAARPSMGKTSLACNIAFDIAKHYAWEPQPDGTKKRVAGGVVAFFSLEMSAEQLAMRLLAEVSGVSGDRLRKGEIDAVEFGRIRDAALEIQEAPLYIDATGGLSMAKLAARARRLKRQHGLDVIFVDYLQLVTGGDGRSDNRVQEVSMITQSLKALAKELAVPVIALSQLSRQVENREDKKPQLSDLRESGSIEQDADMVMFIYRESYYLSRMEPREGTQEHLTWQEQMDQVAGQADVIIGKQRHGPIGNVKLAFNEEITKFGNLARDARRYDVR
- a CDS encoding TonB-dependent receptor; translation: MTYRTLLLMAASAASLMAGQAAAADAAKPNAEVEELVVTGTRAEGRTRLESLAPVDVISTESLARQGTTEMAAALATVAPSLDFPRPSITDGTDSVRPATLRGLAPDQTLVLINGLRRHASALVNVNGSIGRGSAAVDLNAIPTVAVDRVEVLRDGASAQYGSDAIAGVINMHLREAREGGSISTTFGNYDTDVKTARNVAGRHKVDGPTWTVAGWQGLNLGADGFLTLSGEYRFRNPTSRGDLDPRVTPSKVTSRFGDPQSEDLSFYANAGLPLNDTWSLYGFAGYQNRKTDSAANPRLANNANNVASIWPGGFLPLITTDIDDMTASGGAKGEIAGFKVDAGLVYGYNKVHYGVRDSVNASIGATSPTVFDAGIMQYDQTIAQIDASKPLELGFAKPANLAFGVEYRKEHYEIGRGDVASYVFGGVAGKAAGAQGFPGFKPSNEVSKDRSSSALYVELDSQVTEEFGVDAAVRYENFSDFGSTTTGKVSARYDFAEGLALRGTIATGFRAPALQQQYFTATSTNFITIAGVSTPVEVGTFPATSATAKALGGKPLEPEESTNYSLGGVYHNGAFEVTVDAYQIKIDNRIVLSENIQGSPTGSATAIAIFNLINPPGSGAGLGAARFFINGVNTETKGVDIVARYHWTTDTMGRFDLTGAANFNETKVTKVPTTSVLSGLPVPPILFDRANRLTFEKGTPTDKFVASVDWSLNDWGATAKVARYGDVLVPNNATSALDYQVGTHSVLDLEGRYKTPIGLGIALGVNNALDEYPNPTPTNVNTNGPNGFPGFSPFGFNGRYYYARLTYNW
- a CDS encoding 50S ribosomal protein L9, encoding MKVILLERVEGRGVLGDVVTVKDGYARNFLLPRHKALRANAANLKVFEAQRADIEARNLKAKEQAGKSGEKLDGTSYILIRQAGESGQLYGSVTGRDVSDAVNADGGKIERAMVVLDKPIKTLGLHEVKVRLHAEVTITVTLNIARSQDEAERQARGENVIDSQFEEDRLAAEEAAQDMLAGGAGSHEGDYSEA
- the rpsR gene encoding 30S ribosomal protein S18 yields the protein MTDETSAAPAAAGARRPFFRRRKVCPFSGANAPKIDYKDVKLLQRYISERGKIVPSRITAVSAKKQRELAKAIKRARFLALLPYVVK
- a CDS encoding 30S ribosomal protein S6 encodes the protein MALYEHVVISRQDISPQQAEALNDTIKALIEELGGSVAKIEYWGLRNLTYRIKKNRKGHYSLLALDAPAPAVKELERQLSINEDVLRYMTIRVEELDLELSPVLARRDRDREREPRREEMY
- a CDS encoding peroxiredoxin; translated protein: MNRTALFTTLALSAAAATSALAALAPGAKAPDFNAPAFLAGKPFTFSLAEARKKGPVVLYFFPSAYTKGCNLEAHLFSEAADEFKAQGATLIGVTAGKTKELAAFSAETEHCGGKFPVAADNGAAIAKSYDSTLKMAGMSVPMALSARTSYVIAPDGKVISTYDNLAADDHVNQTMSSLKAWRAKNPKK